The bacterium genome has a segment encoding these proteins:
- the prfB gene encoding peptide chain release factor 2 (programmed frameshift), which translates to METERELRDRYGAVRERAEALRGHFDLAAQQKRLDALDAEMAKPAFWNDAAAATAVSKERNALLVELEFWHGVDHRLEEISLLFELLAEGDLDAIPEIRTALNSFTAEIDAKEIRTLLSGEHDRANAFLTIHPGAGGTESQDWAEMLLRMYLRWAERRGFRAEIIDYQPGEEAGLKSATVLVSGEYAFGLLAAEVGIHRLVRISPFDANARRHTSFAAVHAMPEVDDAVAIDIREEDLRIDTYRSSGAGGQHINVTDSAVRITHLPTGIVVQCQNERSQHKNKSFAMKVLRARLFEREAAEQQKKLDEIHGEKKGIAFGSQIRSYVLHPYRLVKDLRTGLETGKVDDFLNGDIDEFIDAYLLKRVQGAGAKSEKGS; encoded by the exons ATGGAAACCGAACGCGAGCTCCGGGACCGCTACGGTGCGGTCCGCGAGAGGGCCGAGGCCCTCAGGGGGCAT TTTGACCTCGCCGCGCAGCAGAAGCGCCTCGACGCCCTGGACGCCGAGATGGCCAAGCCCGCGTTCTGGAACGACGCGGCGGCGGCGACGGCGGTCTCCAAGGAGCGCAACGCGCTGCTCGTCGAGCTGGAGTTCTGGCACGGGGTCGACCACCGGCTCGAGGAGATTTCGCTGCTCTTCGAGTTGCTCGCCGAGGGGGACCTCGACGCGATACCGGAGATCCGCACGGCCCTGAACTCCTTCACCGCGGAGATCGACGCCAAGGAGATCCGCACCCTGCTCTCCGGCGAGCACGACCGCGCCAACGCCTTCCTCACGATCCACCCCGGCGCCGGCGGCACGGAGAGCCAGGACTGGGCCGAGATGCTCCTGCGCATGTACCTGCGCTGGGCCGAGCGCCGCGGCTTCCGCGCCGAGATCATCGACTACCAGCCGGGCGAGGAGGCGGGGCTCAAGAGCGCCACCGTGCTCGTCTCCGGCGAGTACGCCTTCGGGCTGCTCGCGGCCGAGGTCGGCATCCACCGGCTCGTGCGCATCAGCCCCTTCGACGCCAACGCCCGGCGCCACACCTCGTTCGCCGCAGTGCACGCGATGCCCGAGGTCGACGACGCGGTGGCCATCGACATCCGCGAGGAGGACCTGCGCATCGACACCTACCGCTCCTCGGGCGCCGGCGGCCAGCACATCAACGTCACCGACTCGGCCGTGCGCATCACGCACCTGCCGACGGGCATCGTCGTGCAGTGCCAGAACGAGCGCTCGCAGCACAAGAACAAGTCCTTCGCGATGAAGGTGCTGCGCGCGCGCCTCTTCGAGCGCGAGGCCGCGGAGCAGCAGAAGAAGCTCGACGAGATCCACGGCGAGAAGAAGGGCATCGCCTTCGGCAGCCAGATCCGCTCCTACGTGCTGCACCCCTACCGTCTCGTCAAGGACCTGCGCACGGGGCTGGAGACCGGCAAGGTCGACGACTTCCTCAACGGCGACATCGACGAGTTCATCGACGCCTACCTGCTCAAGCGCGTCCAGGGCGCGGGGGCCAAGAGCGAGAAAGGGAGCTGA
- a CDS encoding lipoprotein-releasing ABC transporter permease subunit, which produces MTESLRQVLPLLLPWVAAALLLVLTLPSLAYAALLRLLPALAPARAFEVLVGGRYLRSRRFPRLLSAVTFISISGVTLGVMALIIVISVMTGFESDLKRKILGTNSHIVVVPQLGGAIEDYRGATARVRAVPGVTAAGPFILSQSMLGAGGGAQGVVLRGIEPRGEGSARELARTLVVGDLAGLERPPGAPGLPGIVVGAELARQLGVVVGSEVRAISPFGSTTPGGVAPAVRRFTVIGIFKSGMFEYDASLAYVALGEAQALFDTGDAATGIEVRVRDFDRSRELATRIQEALGPAYWVRDWTEMNHALFGAIRLEKIAMFVILTLIVLVASFSIVGSLIMKVIEKGKDIAILKSMGATQAQVMRIFVLGGFLIGAVGTLLGVALGWGACLALERYKFIPLPSSVYYIDTLPVQVDPPLVAWIAGAAVAISVLATLYPAWKAARLDPIPALRYE; this is translated from the coding sequence GTGACCGAGAGCCTGCGCCAGGTCCTGCCGCTGCTGCTGCCCTGGGTCGCGGCGGCGCTGCTGCTGGTGCTGACGCTGCCGAGCCTCGCCTACGCCGCGCTGCTGCGGCTGCTGCCGGCGCTGGCGCCCGCGCGGGCGTTCGAGGTGCTCGTCGGCGGCCGCTACCTGCGCTCGCGCCGCTTCCCGCGGCTGCTCTCGGCGGTGACCTTCATCTCGATCAGCGGCGTCACCCTCGGCGTCATGGCCCTGATCATCGTCATCAGCGTCATGACCGGCTTCGAGAGCGACCTCAAGCGCAAGATCCTCGGCACCAACTCGCACATCGTCGTCGTGCCGCAGCTCGGGGGCGCGATCGAGGACTACCGCGGCGCAACCGCCCGCGTGCGCGCGGTGCCCGGCGTGACGGCGGCCGGCCCCTTCATCCTCTCCCAGTCGATGCTCGGCGCCGGCGGCGGCGCGCAGGGCGTGGTGCTGCGCGGCATCGAGCCCCGCGGCGAGGGCTCCGCGCGCGAGCTGGCGCGCACCCTCGTCGTCGGCGACCTCGCCGGGCTCGAGCGGCCGCCCGGCGCCCCCGGTCTCCCGGGCATCGTCGTCGGGGCCGAACTGGCGCGCCAGCTCGGCGTCGTCGTGGGCAGCGAGGTGCGCGCGATATCGCCGTTCGGCTCCACGACCCCCGGGGGCGTCGCGCCGGCCGTGCGCCGCTTCACGGTCATCGGCATCTTCAAGTCCGGCATGTTCGAGTACGATGCCTCGCTGGCGTACGTCGCGCTGGGCGAGGCGCAGGCGCTGTTCGACACCGGGGATGCCGCCACGGGCATCGAGGTGCGCGTCAGGGACTTCGACCGCTCGCGCGAACTGGCCACGCGCATCCAGGAGGCGCTCGGGCCGGCCTACTGGGTGCGCGACTGGACCGAGATGAACCACGCCCTCTTCGGCGCCATCCGCCTCGAGAAGATCGCGATGTTCGTGATCCTGACGCTCATCGTCCTCGTGGCCTCCTTCAGCATCGTCGGCTCCCTCATCATGAAGGTCATCGAGAAGGGCAAGGACATCGCGATCCTCAAGTCGATGGGGGCGACGCAGGCGCAGGTGATGCGCATCTTCGTCCTCGGCGGCTTCCTCATCGGCGCGGTGGGGACGCTGCTGGGCGTCGCCCTCGGCTGGGGCGCCTGCCTCGCGCTCGAGCGCTACAAGTTCATCCCGCTGCCGAGCAGCGTGTACTACATCGACACGCTCCCCGTCCAGGTCGACCCCCCGCTGGTCGCGTGGATCGCCGGGGCCGCCGTGGCGATCAGCGTGCTGGCGACGCTCTACCCGGCGTGGAAGGCGGCGCGGCTCGACCCCATCCCCGCGCTGAGGTACGAGTAA
- the lysS gene encoding lysine--tRNA ligase: METGDNDLIAQRKKKLAEIRALGVDPYPHRYAPTDSAAALQAAGAGLDQAALEALGRRARIAGRIVALRSFGKAVFAHLLDATGTIQVYFRKDALPEATFEVVKRLDVGDIVGLAGTLFRTKTGELTVQAAEATLLTKSLRPLPEKWHGLTDVEARYRQRYLDLIANPEVRGVFRVRAAIVAGIRAFFGARGFLEVETPMMQAIPGGAAARPFRTFYNALDCEMFLRVAPELYLKRLVVGGFERVFEINRNFRNEGLSRSHNPEFTMLEFYAAYMDYSSLMDLTEELFVGLAREVRGTTVLTYQGQEVDLTPPWPRLRLVDSLWERGGLAREQALDFEFLKAECLRRGVPVKTGYGIGRLQLELFERLVEPGLVRPTFVTDFPKEVSPLAKSLPDQPELVERFELFVAGRELANAFTELNDPIDQRERLAAQALERAGGDEEAMRMDEDFLAAIEHGLPPTGGEGIGIDRLVMLFTDMPNIRDVILFPQLRPEKTEA; this comes from the coding sequence ATGGAGACCGGCGACAACGACCTCATCGCCCAGCGCAAGAAGAAGCTCGCGGAGATCCGCGCGCTGGGAGTGGACCCCTACCCGCACCGCTACGCCCCCACCGACAGCGCCGCGGCGCTGCAGGCGGCGGGCGCCGGCCTCGACCAGGCCGCCCTCGAGGCGCTCGGGCGGCGCGCGCGCATCGCCGGGCGCATCGTGGCGCTGCGCTCCTTCGGCAAGGCGGTCTTCGCGCACCTGCTCGACGCCACCGGCACGATCCAGGTCTACTTCCGCAAGGACGCGCTGCCCGAGGCGACGTTCGAGGTCGTCAAGCGCCTCGACGTCGGCGACATCGTGGGCCTCGCGGGCACGCTCTTCCGCACCAAGACCGGCGAGCTGACGGTGCAGGCCGCGGAGGCGACGCTGCTGACCAAGAGCCTGCGCCCGCTGCCGGAGAAATGGCACGGCCTGACCGACGTCGAGGCGCGCTACCGCCAGCGCTACCTCGACCTGATCGCCAACCCCGAGGTGCGCGGGGTCTTCCGCGTGCGCGCCGCGATCGTCGCCGGCATCCGCGCCTTCTTCGGGGCGCGCGGCTTCCTCGAGGTCGAGACGCCGATGATGCAGGCGATCCCCGGCGGCGCGGCCGCCCGCCCCTTCCGCACCTTCTACAACGCCCTCGACTGCGAGATGTTCCTGCGCGTCGCCCCCGAGCTCTACCTCAAGCGCCTGGTCGTCGGCGGCTTCGAGCGCGTCTTCGAGATCAACCGCAACTTCCGCAACGAGGGGCTGTCGCGCTCGCACAACCCCGAGTTCACGATGCTCGAGTTCTACGCGGCCTACATGGACTATTCCTCGCTGATGGACCTGACGGAGGAGCTGTTCGTCGGCCTCGCGCGCGAGGTGCGCGGCACGACGGTCCTCACCTACCAGGGGCAGGAGGTCGACCTGACCCCGCCCTGGCCGCGGCTGCGCCTCGTCGACTCGCTCTGGGAGCGCGGCGGGCTCGCGCGCGAGCAGGCGCTCGACTTCGAGTTCCTCAAGGCCGAGTGCCTGCGCCGCGGCGTGCCGGTCAAGACGGGCTACGGGATCGGGCGGCTGCAGCTCGAGCTCTTCGAGCGCCTCGTCGAACCGGGGCTGGTGCGGCCGACGTTCGTCACCGACTTCCCGAAGGAGGTTTCCCCGCTGGCCAAGAGCCTCCCGGACCAGCCGGAGCTCGTCGAGCGCTTCGAGCTCTTCGTCGCCGGCCGCGAGCTGGCCAACGCCTTCACCGAGCTCAACGACCCCATCGACCAGCGCGAGCGGCTCGCCGCCCAGGCGCTGGAGCGCGCCGGCGGCGACGAGGAGGCGATGCGCATGGACGAGGACTTCCTCGCCGCCATCGAGCACGGGCTGCCGCCGACCGGCGGCGAGGGGATCGGCATCGACCGCCTGGTGATGCTCTTCACCGACATGCCGAACATCCGCGACGTGATCCTCTTCCCGCAGCTGCGCCCGGAGAAGACGGAAGCCTAG